From a region of the Paraburkholderia hospita genome:
- a CDS encoding TlpA disulfide reductase family protein, with protein sequence MKRIFMALTACAIAFNAQAVDLKPLRALDVDAVLAASQGRPQIVEIWSLDCSYCRENTARIVEWQKKHRDVRLTMIAMDSIDDNAAALSQVLATLPLPPQTALYANAEAIPEKLRRALDPNWRGEMPRTLLIDARGARQASSGLLQPATLDAWHR encoded by the coding sequence ATGAAGCGAATCTTCATGGCGCTGACGGCGTGCGCTATCGCTTTCAACGCGCAGGCGGTCGATCTCAAACCGCTGCGCGCGCTCGACGTCGACGCGGTGCTTGCGGCTTCTCAAGGCAGGCCGCAGATCGTCGAAATCTGGTCGCTCGATTGCAGCTATTGCCGCGAGAACACGGCGCGCATCGTCGAATGGCAGAAGAAGCATCGCGACGTACGCCTGACGATGATCGCGATGGATTCCATCGACGACAACGCGGCCGCGCTGTCGCAAGTGCTCGCGACGTTGCCGTTGCCGCCGCAAACCGCGCTCTACGCGAATGCCGAGGCGATCCCCGAGAAGCTGCGCCGTGCGCTCGACCCCAACTGGCGCGGCGAGATGCCGCGCACGCTGCTGATCGACGCGCGTGGCGCGCGCCAGGCGTCGAGCGGGTTGTTGCAGCCCGCGACGCTCGACGCCTGGCATCGCTAG
- a CDS encoding type II toxin-antitoxin system RelE/ParE family toxin: MTRYTLPVISTFNDKETAAVFNGVFVRSLPREVQLAARRKLLLIDAAECINDMFVPPGNRLELLQGARSGQWSIRINAQWRICFQYIDGDALNVEIVDYH, translated from the coding sequence ATGACACGTTATACACTTCCCGTGATCTCTACTTTTAATGACAAAGAAACTGCGGCCGTCTTCAACGGCGTATTCGTGCGGTCGCTGCCGCGCGAAGTACAGCTCGCCGCGCGCCGCAAGCTCCTGTTGATCGATGCCGCAGAGTGCATCAACGACATGTTCGTGCCACCCGGCAACCGGCTCGAACTGCTGCAAGGCGCGCGCAGCGGGCAATGGAGCATCCGTATCAACGCGCAGTGGCGCATCTGTTTCCAGTACATCGACGGCGACGCGCTCAATGTCGAGATCGTCGACTATCACTGA
- a CDS encoding CaiB/BaiF CoA transferase family protein — protein MQHANLPLEGLRVIDFSRVLAGPYCAALLGDLGADVIKIEPPSGDDYRAVGPFAADGESGLFSAMNRNKRSIVLDLKTEAGRELARALCADADVVVENFRPGVADRLGIGYADLSAANPTLVYASVSGFGQTGPESHRPAYDIILQAMCGLMDATGSPDGPPTMIGESVSDVVSGLFASWGVLAALLGREKSGKGTHVDVSMFDATLGLSATLVARYAATGIAPRRVGNRHPSSAPFGAYRAADGFYVVAVLNNKLFSAFAHAIGAPHLADDPRFASDASRCRHEADLRATIETWSSALTVDEVSRILGAAGIPVAPIRNLQEALESDHAAHRALLTEVRRDGGHTKRMPSQPVKFSAYGANCVSPAPALGEHADALLQQLGYDADDIASLRERGAFGVHAISATDVNRNEERDHA, from the coding sequence ATGCAACATGCGAATTTGCCGCTCGAAGGCTTGCGCGTAATCGACTTCTCGCGCGTGCTGGCCGGCCCGTATTGCGCCGCGCTGCTCGGCGATCTGGGCGCTGATGTGATCAAGATCGAGCCGCCTTCGGGCGACGACTATCGTGCTGTCGGCCCGTTTGCGGCAGACGGCGAGAGCGGTCTGTTCTCCGCGATGAACCGCAACAAGCGCAGCATCGTGCTCGATCTGAAAACGGAAGCGGGCCGTGAACTCGCGCGCGCGTTGTGCGCGGATGCCGATGTCGTCGTCGAGAATTTCCGGCCGGGCGTCGCGGACAGGCTGGGCATCGGCTACGCGGATTTGAGCGCCGCCAATCCAACGCTCGTGTATGCGAGCGTTTCGGGCTTCGGGCAGACGGGTCCCGAATCGCATCGCCCTGCCTACGACATCATCCTGCAGGCGATGTGCGGGCTGATGGACGCAACGGGTTCGCCCGACGGCCCGCCGACGATGATCGGCGAGTCGGTGTCGGATGTCGTTAGCGGACTGTTCGCGTCGTGGGGCGTGCTTGCTGCGTTGCTCGGCCGCGAGAAGAGCGGCAAGGGCACGCATGTCGACGTGTCGATGTTCGACGCGACGCTCGGCCTGAGCGCGACGCTCGTCGCGCGCTACGCCGCGACGGGAATCGCGCCGCGCCGCGTGGGTAACCGGCATCCGTCGTCGGCGCCGTTCGGCGCGTATCGGGCAGCTGATGGTTTCTATGTCGTCGCGGTGCTGAATAACAAGCTCTTTTCGGCTTTTGCGCATGCAATCGGCGCACCGCATCTCGCCGACGATCCGCGTTTCGCCAGCGACGCATCACGCTGCCGTCACGAAGCCGATTTGCGCGCGACGATCGAGACGTGGTCGTCGGCGCTGACCGTTGATGAGGTCAGTCGCATTCTCGGCGCAGCGGGCATTCCCGTCGCGCCGATTCGCAATCTTCAGGAGGCGCTGGAAAGCGATCACGCTGCGCATCGCGCTTTGCTGACCGAGGTGCGGCGAGACGGAGGACATACGAAGCGCATGCCGTCGCAGCCGGTGAAGTTTTCCGCGTACGGGGCCAATTGCGTGTCGCCTGCGCCGGCGCTCGGCGAACATGCAGACGCGCTGTTGCAGCAACTCGGCTATGACGCCGACGACATCGCGTCGTTGCGCGAGCGCGGCGCGTTCGGTGTTCATGCAATCAGTGCGACCGATGTCAATCGTAACGAGGAGCGAGATCATGCATAA
- a CDS encoding acyl-CoA dehydrogenase family protein: MHKRLGIEDSDLEIADAISRYSQSELAPRAAQVDREELPTTRYVAQLAELGVMGMNLPERWGGVDASPVALVLSLVEIAKACASTSSMIGAHYLATDSILIGGDDALRDRYLPDAASSKKLGAFALTEPRAGSNPADMATRATREGDGYRLTGVKHFISNANAAGFIVVYAKTDPEAGTRGISAFVVDRHMPGVDVAPAEKLMGIRGAPAHEVALDCFVPAVNRLGAEGSGFRTAMKVLDNSRLDVAATSIGIAEAALSAAIGWLKGRRVGGEPLSNRQGLQWTIADMKTRLEAAWLLTLQAAAKRAAGEPFTQSASMAKLYASEMVAFVTDAALQMHGGYGFTREMPLERYVRDARILRIYEGSSEIQRTVIARSVLG, encoded by the coding sequence ATGCATAAGCGGCTGGGCATCGAAGACAGTGACCTGGAGATTGCCGATGCGATCTCGCGTTACTCACAAAGCGAACTTGCGCCGCGCGCCGCGCAAGTCGATCGAGAGGAGCTTCCGACGACGCGTTACGTCGCACAACTCGCCGAACTCGGTGTGATGGGCATGAACCTGCCGGAGCGATGGGGCGGGGTGGATGCATCGCCGGTGGCGCTCGTGCTGTCGCTGGTAGAGATCGCGAAGGCCTGCGCGTCGACTTCGTCGATGATCGGCGCGCACTATCTCGCAACCGATTCGATCCTGATCGGTGGCGACGATGCGTTACGCGATCGCTATTTGCCCGACGCGGCCAGCAGTAAAAAGCTCGGCGCGTTTGCGCTGACCGAGCCGCGCGCGGGCTCCAATCCCGCCGACATGGCGACGCGCGCCACGCGCGAAGGCGACGGCTACCGGCTCACGGGCGTGAAGCACTTCATCTCGAACGCCAATGCGGCCGGTTTCATCGTCGTGTATGCGAAGACCGATCCCGAGGCGGGCACGCGCGGGATCAGCGCTTTCGTGGTCGACCGGCATATGCCGGGCGTCGATGTCGCGCCCGCCGAAAAACTCATGGGCATTCGCGGCGCGCCGGCGCACGAAGTCGCGCTCGATTGCTTCGTCCCCGCTGTGAATCGGCTCGGCGCGGAAGGCAGCGGCTTTCGCACAGCGATGAAAGTGCTCGACAACAGCCGGCTCGATGTGGCCGCAACGTCTATTGGAATTGCGGAGGCGGCCTTGTCAGCGGCGATTGGCTGGCTGAAAGGGCGGCGGGTTGGCGGCGAGCCGCTGTCGAACCGGCAAGGTTTGCAATGGACGATCGCCGACATGAAGACGCGGCTCGAAGCTGCATGGCTGCTGACCTTGCAGGCGGCCGCGAAGCGCGCGGCGGGGGAGCCGTTCACGCAGAGTGCGTCGATGGCAAAGCTCTATGCGTCGGAGATGGTTGCGTTTGTCACCGATGCGGCGTTGCAGATGCATGGTGGCTACGGCTTCACGCGCGAGATGCCACTGGAGCGCTACGTGCGCGATGCGCGGATCTTGCGTATCTACGAAGGGTCGTCCGAGATTCAGCGGACGGTGATTGCGCGGTCGGTGTTGGGATGA
- a CDS encoding HigA family addiction module antitoxin, with the protein MVIKRSELENLDFSDVSTGERMPEATPGDILRSEFLEPLGMSAHALSIALRVPAPRINDIVRGKRAISSETALRLSCFFNNSPLFWLNLQIAYDLRVAIAESGEQIKREIEPLPPSRRPKHSQLSREQLKAAEDAAAATRRVAASR; encoded by the coding sequence ATGGTCATCAAACGCTCTGAACTCGAAAACCTCGACTTCTCCGACGTTTCCACCGGCGAGCGCATGCCTGAAGCAACGCCTGGCGACATCCTGCGCAGCGAATTTCTCGAACCGCTCGGCATGTCGGCCCACGCGCTGTCCATTGCGCTGCGCGTGCCCGCGCCGCGCATCAATGACATCGTGCGCGGCAAGCGGGCCATTTCGTCGGAAACCGCTTTGCGTCTGTCGTGCTTTTTCAACAATAGCCCGCTCTTCTGGCTCAACCTTCAGATCGCCTACGACCTGCGTGTCGCCATTGCGGAATCGGGCGAGCAGATTAAGCGCGAGATCGAGCCGCTGCCGCCGTCGCGCCGGCCAAAGCATTCGCAGTTGTCGCGCGAGCAGCTAAAAGCTGCCGAAGACGCAGCGGCCGCGACGCGCAGGGTCGCTGCCTCGCGTTGA
- a CDS encoding class 1 fructose-bisphosphatase encodes MSLQRRTTLTKYLIEQQRENNNLPADLRLLIEVVARACKAISYHVSKGALGDALGTAGSENVQGEVQKKLDILSNEILLEANEWGGNLAGMASEEMEQFFPIPANYPKGEYLLVFDPLDGSSNIDVNVSIGTIFSVLRCPDGQQPTEQSFLQKGTQQVAAGYAVYGPQTVLVLTTGNGVNCFTLDRELGSWVLTQSDMRIPVETREYAINASNQRHWLEPVQQYIGELNAGTDGPRQSDFNMRWIASMVADVHRILNRGGIFMYPADKRDPSKPGKLRLMYEANPMAFIVEQAGGAATNGEKRILDIQPKSLHERVAVFLGSKNEVDRVTRYHLEKKS; translated from the coding sequence ATGTCTTTGCAACGTCGTACCACCCTTACGAAGTACCTGATCGAGCAGCAGCGCGAGAACAACAATCTGCCTGCCGATCTGCGCCTGCTGATCGAAGTCGTTGCGCGCGCGTGCAAGGCCATCAGCTATCACGTCAGCAAGGGCGCGCTCGGCGATGCGCTGGGCACGGCCGGCAGCGAGAACGTGCAGGGCGAAGTGCAGAAGAAGCTCGACATCCTGTCGAACGAAATTCTGCTCGAAGCCAACGAATGGGGCGGCAACCTGGCCGGCATGGCATCGGAAGAGATGGAACAGTTCTTCCCGATTCCCGCGAACTATCCGAAGGGCGAATACCTGCTCGTGTTCGACCCGCTCGACGGCTCGTCGAACATCGACGTCAACGTGTCGATCGGAACGATCTTCTCAGTGCTGCGCTGCCCTGACGGCCAGCAGCCGACGGAACAGTCGTTCCTGCAAAAAGGCACGCAGCAGGTCGCGGCGGGCTATGCAGTCTACGGCCCGCAAACCGTGCTGGTGCTGACCACGGGCAACGGCGTCAACTGCTTCACGCTCGACCGCGAGCTGGGCTCCTGGGTGCTCACGCAAAGCGACATGCGTATTCCTGTCGAGACGCGTGAGTACGCGATCAACGCGTCGAACCAGCGCCACTGGCTTGAGCCCGTGCAGCAGTACATCGGCGAACTGAACGCAGGCACGGACGGTCCGCGCCAGTCGGACTTCAACATGCGCTGGATCGCATCGATGGTCGCCGACGTGCACCGTATCCTGAACCGCGGCGGCATCTTCATGTATCCGGCCGACAAGCGCGATCCGTCGAAGCCCGGCAAGCTGCGCCTGATGTATGAAGCGAACCCGATGGCGTTCATCGTCGAGCAGGCTGGCGGCGCGGCGACCAACGGCGAGAAGCGCATCCTCGACATCCAGCCGAAGAGCTTGCATGAGCGCGTCGCGGTGTTCCTCGGCTCGAAGAACGAAGTCGATCGCGTGACCCGCTACCATCTCGAAAAGAAAAGTTGA
- the pepN gene encoding aminopeptidase N yields the protein MADTETPQVIRRADYAPPAFLIDTVALEFDLVPERTVVRNTMRIRRNPDAVRATHLELMGEALQFVEASIDGKPYANVHAHEHGLTVDNVPDSFELTLTGICNAAANTTLSGLYVSSGNFFTQCEAEGFRRITWFLDRPDVMATYTVTLRADKAAYPVLLSNGNLLEEGDLPDGRHFARWEDPFRKPSYLFALVAGKLVALEERVKSGSGKEKLLQVWVEPHDLDKTRHAMDSLIHSIRWDEERFGLELDLDRFMIVAVSDFNMGAMENKGLNIFNTKYVLANPETATDTDFSNIEAVVGHEYFHNWTGNRVTCRDWFQLSLKEGLTVFRDQEFSADMASGGSTVENQAARATKRIEDVRVLRQMQFAEDAGPMAHPVRPESYVEINNFYTMTVYEKGSEVVRMYQTLFGREGFRRGMDLYFKRHDGQAVTCDDFRHAMADANGRDLAKYERWYSQAGTPRITVDTHYDASQKRYTMTLTQGYGDAAAAARDTQKGPLLIPFAIGLIGDDGNDMPLRLEGEASASPHTTRVLEFTEKEQSFTFVDVAEKPLPSLLRNFSAPVVVEYDYTDDELAFLLAHDSDPFNRWEAGQRLATRELLTLAEHAATGKALELDDTVVAAFGRVLNDETLSPAFRELALMLPSEAYLAEQMDESNPAAVHSARQFVRKRLASTLKGDWLAVHERHQTPGAYEPTPEAGGHRALKNLALAYLAELDDPADAVRLAKAQYDAANNMTDRAAALSALLTAAASNGGAAAADALDDFYRRFENEPLVIDKWFALQAMQRGTKARPVIEIVRKLMAHPAFTLKNPNRARSLIFSFCSANPAQFHAADGSGYAFWAEQVIALDALNPQVAARLARALELWRRFTPALRDQMRAALEKVAAQAKSRDVREIVEKALA from the coding sequence ATGGCCGATACCGAAACGCCTCAAGTGATCCGCCGCGCCGACTACGCGCCGCCCGCTTTTCTCATCGATACCGTCGCGCTCGAGTTCGATCTCGTGCCCGAGCGTACGGTCGTCAGGAATACGATGCGCATCCGCCGCAATCCCGACGCGGTGCGCGCCACGCATCTCGAACTGATGGGCGAGGCCCTGCAGTTCGTCGAGGCATCGATCGACGGCAAGCCGTATGCCAACGTCCACGCGCACGAGCACGGCCTCACTGTCGACAACGTACCCGATTCGTTCGAGCTGACGCTGACGGGCATCTGCAATGCCGCAGCGAACACGACGCTGTCGGGCCTGTATGTGTCGAGCGGCAACTTCTTCACGCAATGCGAGGCGGAAGGCTTCCGGCGCATCACGTGGTTCCTCGACCGCCCGGATGTGATGGCGACCTACACGGTCACGCTGCGCGCCGACAAGGCCGCGTACCCGGTGCTGCTGTCCAACGGCAACCTGCTCGAAGAAGGCGACCTGCCCGACGGCCGCCACTTCGCGCGCTGGGAAGATCCGTTCAGGAAACCGAGCTATCTGTTCGCGCTCGTCGCGGGCAAGCTGGTCGCGCTGGAGGAACGCGTGAAGTCCGGCTCGGGCAAGGAAAAGCTGCTGCAGGTCTGGGTCGAGCCGCACGATCTCGACAAAACGCGTCACGCAATGGATTCGCTGATCCACTCGATCCGCTGGGACGAAGAGCGTTTCGGCCTGGAGCTCGACCTGGACCGCTTCATGATCGTCGCCGTGAGCGACTTCAACATGGGCGCAATGGAGAACAAAGGCCTTAATATCTTCAACACGAAGTACGTGTTGGCCAATCCCGAAACGGCGACGGACACCGACTTCTCGAACATCGAAGCCGTGGTCGGCCACGAGTACTTCCATAACTGGACGGGCAACCGCGTCACCTGCCGCGACTGGTTCCAGCTGAGTCTGAAGGAAGGGCTGACCGTGTTCCGCGACCAGGAGTTTTCCGCGGATATGGCAAGCGGCGGCAGCACGGTCGAGAATCAGGCGGCACGCGCGACCAAGCGTATCGAAGACGTGCGCGTGCTGCGTCAGATGCAGTTCGCCGAGGATGCCGGTCCGATGGCGCACCCGGTGCGCCCGGAAAGCTACGTCGAGATCAACAACTTCTACACGATGACCGTCTACGAGAAGGGCTCGGAAGTCGTGCGGATGTATCAGACGCTGTTCGGACGCGAAGGCTTCCGGCGCGGCATGGACCTGTACTTCAAGCGCCACGACGGCCAGGCCGTCACCTGCGACGACTTCCGTCACGCGATGGCCGACGCGAACGGTCGCGACCTCGCCAAGTATGAACGCTGGTACAGCCAGGCGGGCACGCCGCGCATCACGGTCGACACGCACTATGACGCGTCGCAAAAGCGCTACACGATGACGCTCACGCAGGGCTACGGCGATGCCGCGGCGGCAGCGCGTGACACGCAGAAGGGTCCGTTGCTGATTCCGTTCGCGATCGGCCTGATCGGCGACGACGGCAACGACATGCCGCTGCGCCTCGAAGGCGAGGCGTCGGCGTCGCCGCACACCACGCGCGTGCTCGAATTCACGGAGAAGGAACAGAGCTTCACGTTCGTCGATGTGGCCGAAAAGCCGCTGCCGTCGCTGCTGCGCAATTTCTCGGCGCCTGTCGTCGTCGAATACGACTACACGGACGATGAACTCGCGTTCCTGCTCGCGCATGACAGCGATCCGTTCAACCGCTGGGAAGCTGGCCAGCGTCTCGCGACGCGCGAGCTGCTGACGCTCGCCGAACACGCGGCAACGGGCAAGGCGCTGGAACTCGACGATACCGTCGTCGCCGCGTTCGGCCGCGTGCTGAACGACGAGACGCTGTCGCCCGCGTTCCGCGAACTCGCGCTGATGCTGCCGTCGGAAGCGTATCTCGCCGAGCAGATGGACGAGTCGAATCCCGCCGCCGTGCACAGCGCGCGCCAGTTCGTGCGCAAGCGTCTCGCGTCGACGCTCAAGGGCGACTGGCTCGCGGTCCACGAACGGCATCAGACGCCGGGCGCCTATGAACCGACGCCAGAAGCAGGCGGGCATCGCGCGCTGAAGAATCTGGCGCTCGCCTATCTCGCCGAACTCGACGATCCCGCCGACGCCGTGCGCCTCGCGAAAGCGCAGTACGACGCAGCGAACAACATGACAGATCGGGCGGCGGCGCTATCCGCGTTGCTGACGGCGGCTGCGTCGAACGGCGGCGCGGCAGCCGCAGACGCACTCGACGACTTCTATCGCCGCTTCGAGAACGAGCCGCTCGTGATCGACAAATGGTTCGCGCTGCAGGCAATGCAGCGCGGCACGAAAGCGCGACCCGTTATCGAGATCGTGCGCAAGCTGATGGCGCATCCTGCGTTCACCCTGAAGAACCCGAATCGCGCCCGCTCACTGATCTTCAGCTTCTGCTCGGCGAACCCGGCGCAGTTCCACGCGGCAGACGGCTCGGGCTATGCATTCTGGGCCGAGCAGGTGATCGCGCTCGACGCGCTGAATCCGCAAGTCGCGGCGCGCCTCGCCCGCGCGCTGGAACTATGGCGGCGCTTCACGCCGGCGTTGCGCGACCAGATGCGCGCGGCACTGGAAAAGGTCGCCGCGCAGGCGAAATCGCGCGACGTGCGCGAAATCGTCGAGAAGGCTTTGGCCTGA
- a CDS encoding DUF4136 domain-containing protein produces the protein MKLDRLTRHAALVLAAFATLLAGCTTYVTSQVTAFSDWSGSDATRTYAFARTAEQTNSLEQATYEQIVANELATHAFRQTDERQAHYLVALAYGMRSDTVTVAQPVYYYSAWPGPYYWGRPFDPWGPWGPWGPYSPSYVNQSYPVYTHLLGIRITDRATGKELYNVTARNTDEQSSLIAAMPYLARSAMSDFPMGNGVVRTVKLPVDGKGGISNEVTADNAAPPVPASGAKTVQ, from the coding sequence ATGAAGCTCGACCGATTGACCCGCCACGCCGCACTCGTGCTTGCGGCATTCGCCACGCTGCTGGCTGGCTGCACGACCTATGTGACCTCGCAGGTGACGGCTTTTTCCGACTGGAGCGGCAGCGACGCGACGCGCACTTACGCGTTTGCGCGCACGGCTGAGCAAACGAACAGTCTTGAGCAGGCCACCTACGAACAGATCGTCGCAAACGAACTCGCGACGCATGCGTTCCGACAGACCGACGAGCGCCAGGCGCACTATCTGGTCGCGCTCGCGTATGGCATGCGCTCGGATACCGTAACGGTTGCGCAGCCCGTCTATTACTACAGCGCGTGGCCCGGCCCGTACTACTGGGGCCGTCCGTTCGACCCGTGGGGCCCATGGGGTCCGTGGGGCCCGTACTCGCCGAGCTATGTGAACCAGAGTTATCCCGTGTACACGCATCTGCTCGGCATCCGCATTACGGATCGCGCGACGGGCAAGGAACTGTATAACGTGACGGCGCGCAACACGGACGAGCAGTCTTCGCTGATCGCCGCGATGCCGTATCTGGCGCGCAGCGCGATGTCCGATTTCCCGATGGGCAACGGCGTGGTGCGCACCGTCAAGCTGCCCGTCGACGGGAAGGGCGGGATTTCGAACGAAGTGACGGCGGACAATGCCGCGCCGCCGGTGCCAGCCTCGGGTGCAAAGACGGTTCAATAA
- a CDS encoding sialidase family protein encodes MAHDASGDAHAAHGMQMDMAGSKGGKDGMGGINMGAAVAKPAKTPLATGAAFDAKHRLWVAWVEGQHVVVAHSDDRGRTLSPPVTVNAMPEPIYTSAENRPKIAASPDATTIYVTWSMPLDAPYTGMVRFSRSTDGGATWSVPATVHGDRQPITHRFDSLIVDGQGRLFVTWIDKRDLTLAKKAGKPYDGAAVYFAVSTDGGQTFQPERKVADHTCECCRIALALDSEGRVQAMWRNVFECQIRDHALAVLPVDAQQPVVPIRATFSGWHMEACPEHGPALAITPDGVRHMAWFSVVNGRAEVYYSRLSTDGKPIGEPWAFGDTGKPDEQASHAALIGQGKTLWLAWKDFDGDTMRLMLRRSDDEGAHWSAPRTLAQTAGGSDNPQLLDDAGRVYLSWRTQNNGYMLVPVEEAK; translated from the coding sequence ATGGCGCATGACGCATCGGGCGACGCGCACGCCGCGCATGGCATGCAGATGGACATGGCGGGCAGTAAGGGCGGTAAGGACGGCATGGGCGGCATAAACATGGGCGCCGCCGTGGCGAAGCCCGCGAAAACGCCGCTCGCGACTGGCGCCGCGTTCGATGCGAAGCATCGCCTGTGGGTTGCGTGGGTCGAGGGGCAACACGTCGTGGTTGCGCATTCGGACGATCGGGGCCGCACGCTGTCGCCGCCCGTTACTGTCAACGCGATGCCGGAACCGATCTACACGAGCGCCGAGAATCGTCCGAAGATCGCCGCCAGTCCCGACGCAACGACGATCTACGTGACCTGGTCGATGCCGCTCGACGCGCCGTACACGGGCATGGTCCGCTTCTCGCGCTCGACGGACGGCGGCGCGACGTGGAGCGTGCCCGCCACCGTGCACGGCGACCGGCAGCCGATCACGCATCGCTTCGATTCGTTGATCGTCGACGGGCAAGGGCGCCTCTTCGTTACGTGGATCGACAAGCGCGATCTGACGCTGGCAAAAAAGGCGGGCAAGCCGTACGACGGCGCGGCCGTCTACTTCGCGGTATCGACGGATGGCGGGCAGACGTTCCAGCCCGAACGCAAGGTCGCCGACCATACGTGCGAGTGCTGCCGCATCGCTCTCGCGCTCGACAGCGAAGGCCGCGTGCAGGCCATGTGGCGCAACGTGTTCGAATGCCAGATCCGCGATCACGCACTCGCCGTGCTGCCCGTCGACGCGCAGCAGCCCGTTGTGCCGATTCGCGCCACATTCTCCGGCTGGCATATGGAAGCCTGCCCCGAGCACGGCCCGGCGCTCGCGATCACGCCGGACGGCGTGCGCCACATGGCGTGGTTCAGCGTCGTCAATGGACGCGCCGAAGTCTACTATTCGCGCCTGTCCACCGACGGCAAGCCGATTGGCGAGCCGTGGGCGTTCGGCGACACGGGCAAGCCGGACGAACAGGCGTCGCACGCGGCGTTGATCGGTCAAGGCAAGACGCTGTGGCTCGCGTGGAAGGATTTCGACGGCGACACGATGCGCCTGATGCTGCGCCGCTCCGACGACGAAGGCGCGCACTGGAGCGCGCCGCGGACGCTCGCGCAGACGGCGGGCGGCAGCGACAACCCGCAGTTGCTCGACGACGCCGGCCGCGTCTATCTGTCGTGGCGCACGCAGAACAACGGCTACATGCTCGTGCCCGTCGAGGAGGCGAAGTAA
- a CDS encoding LysR family transcriptional regulator, giving the protein MRVSLRLLRYFTAAAETGSTTAAAKLLNVSQPSISVAIRELEALFDDTLFTRESGAKMTLTRFGVRKLAEAHQLLNAAASFEADDSGDAAAGEVQIGVFSTIAPVYLPELLRIARARFPDLSIRFIEGDLLQLEDALRSSRIELALMYDVGLPADIERECLAELRPYALVPAESKLAKKAGRLSLHDLAKEPLILIDLPHSREFLMAPFWQCGLAPEVRYRATSLALVRGMVANGLGVSLLITQGDQAATSGAIERPIREETIRQPLVIARPARASRTKASELVAQCMRDAVNQALAKRAGQTNKAAGTRRRTAPPT; this is encoded by the coding sequence ATGCGTGTCTCGTTGCGGCTTCTGCGTTATTTCACGGCGGCGGCCGAAACGGGCAGCACGACGGCGGCCGCAAAACTGCTGAACGTATCGCAGCCGTCCATTTCCGTCGCCATTCGCGAACTGGAAGCGCTGTTCGACGACACGCTGTTCACCCGCGAATCAGGCGCAAAGATGACGTTGACGCGCTTCGGCGTGCGCAAGCTGGCGGAGGCGCATCAACTGCTGAACGCCGCTGCGTCGTTCGAAGCCGACGACAGCGGCGACGCCGCAGCGGGCGAAGTGCAGATTGGCGTATTCAGCACGATCGCGCCTGTTTATCTGCCCGAATTGCTGCGCATCGCGCGCGCACGCTTCCCGGATCTGTCGATACGCTTCATCGAAGGCGATCTCTTGCAGCTCGAAGATGCGTTGCGCAGCAGCCGTATCGAACTCGCGCTGATGTACGACGTAGGCTTGCCCGCCGATATCGAGCGCGAATGTCTTGCGGAACTTCGTCCCTACGCGCTCGTGCCGGCGGAATCGAAGCTCGCGAAGAAAGCGGGCAGGCTGTCCCTGCATGACCTCGCGAAAGAGCCGCTGATCCTGATCGATCTGCCGCACAGCCGCGAGTTTCTGATGGCGCCGTTCTGGCAATGCGGGCTTGCACCCGAAGTGCGTTATCGGGCGACATCGCTGGCGCTCGTGCGCGGGATGGTGGCGAACGGGCTCGGCGTATCGCTGCTGATCACACAAGGCGATCAGGCCGCAACGTCAGGCGCGATCGAGCGGCCCATCCGCGAAGAGACCATTCGCCAGCCGCTCGTGATTGCGCGGCCCGCGCGCGCATCGCGCACGAAAGCATCGGAACTCGTCGCGCAATGCATGCGCGACGCAGTCAACCAGGCGTTGGCAAAACGCGCGGGACAAACGAACAAGGCGGCGGGCACGCGCCGCCGCACTGCGCCACCCACATAG